A region from the Acanthochromis polyacanthus isolate Apoly-LR-REF ecotype Palm Island chromosome 23, KAUST_Apoly_ChrSc, whole genome shotgun sequence genome encodes:
- the anapc10 gene encoding anaphase-promoting complex subunit 10 codes for MATPSKTPPGADPKQLERTGTVREIGSQAVWSLSSCKPGFGVDQLRDDNLETYWQSDGSQPHLVNIQFRRRTTVKMLCIYADYKSDESYTPSKISVRVGNNFHNLQEIRQLEMVEPSGWIHISLMNQRTNQPISTFMIQIAVLANHQNGRDTHMRQIKVYTPVEESSIGKFPRCTTVDFMMYRTIR; via the exons ATGGCCACGCCGAGCAAGACGCCGCCTGGCGCCGACCCAAAGCAGCTGGAGAGGACGGGGACGGTCCGGGAGATCGGCTCCCAGGCGGTGTGGTCCCTGTCCTCCTGTAAACCCG GTTTTGGAGTGGACCAGCTGAGAGACGACAACCTGGAGACCTACTGGCAGTCAGACGGGTCTCAGCCTCACCTGGTCAATATTCAGTTCAG GAGGAGGACGACGGTGAAGATGTTGTGCATTTATGCTGACTACAAATCAGACGAGAGCTACACTCCCAGTAAGATATCCGTCAGAGTCGGCAACAACTTCCACAACCTGCAGGAGATCAGG CAGCTAGAGATGGTGGAACCCAGCGGCTGGATCCACATCTCTCTGATGAACCAG AGGACCAACCAGCCaatcagcaccttcatgatccAGATCGCGGTTCTGGCCAATCACCAGAACGGACGAGACACTCACATGAGGCAGATCAAAGTTTACACCCCGGTGGAGGAGAGCTCCATCGGGAAGTTCCCACGATGCACCACGGTGGACTTCATGATGTACCGCACCATCAGGTGA